In Balearica regulorum gibbericeps isolate bBalReg1 chromosome 2, bBalReg1.pri, whole genome shotgun sequence, one DNA window encodes the following:
- the FAM221A gene encoding protein FAM221A isoform X5 yields the protein MMMEESSLPLRNMKSTKKKYKQHKTDYEVIPENRPICVPCRVSHCPCRSYHYVPLNGTQPIRCRCKHFADQHTASPGFSCNSCSKCSGFHSCFTCACGQPTYAHETVVETKQERLDQGKPVGQDVPYAAMGGLTGFSSLAEGYMRLDDSGIGAPSAELLESPVTSTDHPFLKAFQGPSSSAQTISQIAGGSSAPRQVSHGKHSEDDDMAYFEKRYQERLKKEKATKQKEKSPGPSKKP from the exons ATGATGATGGAGGAAAGCTCTTTACCCCTGAGGAATATGaagagtacaaaaaaaaa gtataaacaacacaaaacagaCTATGAAGTGATTCCCGAAAACCGTCCTATTTGTGTGCCTTGCAGAGTGAGCCATTGTCCGTGCCGGTCCTATCACTATGTCCCTCTAAATGGCACGCAGCCCATCCGTTGTAGATGCAAACACTTTGCTGATCAGCACACCGCATCACCTGGATTTTCATGTAACTCTT GTTCCAAATGTTCAGGCTTTCATAGCTGCTTTACCTGTGCATGTGGCCAGCCAACATACGCTCATGAAACAGTCGTGGAAACGAAACAAGAACGCTTAGACCAAGGAAAGCCTGTGGGGCAGGATGTTCCTTATGCTGCTATGGGTGGACTGACAGGTTTTAGTTCCCTAGCAGAAGGCTACATGAGGCTCGATGACAGTGGAATAG gGGCTCCTTCTGCTGAACTTTTAGAATCCCCTGTTACCAGCACGGATCATCCATTTCTAAAAGCATTTCAGGGACCTTCTAGTTCTGCTCAAACCATCTCACAGATAGCAG gtggTTCCAGTGCCCCAAGGCAAGTTTCTCATGGAAAGCATTCAGAAGATGATGACATGGCTTACTTTGAAAAACGTTATCAAGAACGG CTGAAAAAGGAGAAGGCTActaaacagaaagagaaaagtccAGGGCCGTCAAAGAAGCCATGA
- the FAM221A gene encoding protein FAM221A isoform X2, whose amino-acid sequence MERLRVEATALEDIVGDDDGGKLFTPEEYEEYKKKVLPIRLQNRLYVSWRSPTGMDCKLVGPETLCFCTHWYKQHKTDYEVIPENRPICVPCRVSHCPCRSYHYVPLNGTQPIRCRCKHFADQHTASPGFSCNSCSKCSGFHSCFTCACGQPTYAHETVVETKQERLDQGKPVGQDVPYAAMGGLTGFSSLAEGYMRLDDSGIGAPSAELLESPVTSTDHPFLKAFQGPSSSAQTISQIAGGSSAPRQVSHGKHSEDDDMAYFEKRYQERLKKEKATKQKEKSPGPSKKP is encoded by the exons atGGAGCGGCTGCGGGTGGAGGCGACGGCCCTGGAGGA CATTGTAGGTGATGATGATGGAGGAAAGCTCTTTACCCCTGAGGAATATGaagagtacaaaaaaaaagtattaccaATTCGGTTACAGAACAGGTTGTATGTAAGCTGGAGATCACCAACTGGCATGGACTGTAAGCTTGTGGGACCAGAAACGCTGTGCTTTTGTACTCACTG gtataaacaacacaaaacagaCTATGAAGTGATTCCCGAAAACCGTCCTATTTGTGTGCCTTGCAGAGTGAGCCATTGTCCGTGCCGGTCCTATCACTATGTCCCTCTAAATGGCACGCAGCCCATCCGTTGTAGATGCAAACACTTTGCTGATCAGCACACCGCATCACCTGGATTTTCATGTAACTCTT GTTCCAAATGTTCAGGCTTTCATAGCTGCTTTACCTGTGCATGTGGCCAGCCAACATACGCTCATGAAACAGTCGTGGAAACGAAACAAGAACGCTTAGACCAAGGAAAGCCTGTGGGGCAGGATGTTCCTTATGCTGCTATGGGTGGACTGACAGGTTTTAGTTCCCTAGCAGAAGGCTACATGAGGCTCGATGACAGTGGAATAG gGGCTCCTTCTGCTGAACTTTTAGAATCCCCTGTTACCAGCACGGATCATCCATTTCTAAAAGCATTTCAGGGACCTTCTAGTTCTGCTCAAACCATCTCACAGATAGCAG gtggTTCCAGTGCCCCAAGGCAAGTTTCTCATGGAAAGCATTCAGAAGATGATGACATGGCTTACTTTGAAAAACGTTATCAAGAACGG CTGAAAAAGGAGAAGGCTActaaacagaaagagaaaagtccAGGGCCGTCAAAGAAGCCATGA
- the FAM221A gene encoding protein FAM221A isoform X4, with translation MERLRVEATALEEYADYRRIVGDDDGGKLFTPEEYEEYKKKVLPIRLQNRLYVSWRSPTGMDCKLVGPETLCFCTHWYKQHKTDYEVIPENRPICVPCRVSHCPCRSYHYVPLNGTQPIRCRCKHFADQHTASPGFSCNSCSKCSGFHSCFTCACGQPTYAHETVVETKQERLDQGKPVGQDVPYAAMGGLTGFSSLAEGYMRLDDSGIGGSSAPRQVSHGKHSEDDDMAYFEKRYQERLKKEKATKQKEKSPGPSKKP, from the exons atGGAGCGGCTGCGGGTGGAGGCGACGGCCCTGGAGGAGTACGCGGACTACCGGCG CATTGTAGGTGATGATGATGGAGGAAAGCTCTTTACCCCTGAGGAATATGaagagtacaaaaaaaaagtattaccaATTCGGTTACAGAACAGGTTGTATGTAAGCTGGAGATCACCAACTGGCATGGACTGTAAGCTTGTGGGACCAGAAACGCTGTGCTTTTGTACTCACTG gtataaacaacacaaaacagaCTATGAAGTGATTCCCGAAAACCGTCCTATTTGTGTGCCTTGCAGAGTGAGCCATTGTCCGTGCCGGTCCTATCACTATGTCCCTCTAAATGGCACGCAGCCCATCCGTTGTAGATGCAAACACTTTGCTGATCAGCACACCGCATCACCTGGATTTTCATGTAACTCTT GTTCCAAATGTTCAGGCTTTCATAGCTGCTTTACCTGTGCATGTGGCCAGCCAACATACGCTCATGAAACAGTCGTGGAAACGAAACAAGAACGCTTAGACCAAGGAAAGCCTGTGGGGCAGGATGTTCCTTATGCTGCTATGGGTGGACTGACAGGTTTTAGTTCCCTAGCAGAAGGCTACATGAGGCTCGATGACAGTGGAATAG gtggTTCCAGTGCCCCAAGGCAAGTTTCTCATGGAAAGCATTCAGAAGATGATGACATGGCTTACTTTGAAAAACGTTATCAAGAACGG CTGAAAAAGGAGAAGGCTActaaacagaaagagaaaagtccAGGGCCGTCAAAGAAGCCATGA
- the FAM221A gene encoding protein FAM221A isoform X1 produces the protein MERLRVEATALEEYADYRRIVGDDDGGKLFTPEEYEEYKKKVLPIRLQNRLYVSWRSPTGMDCKLVGPETLCFCTHWYKQHKTDYEVIPENRPICVPCRVSHCPCRSYHYVPLNGTQPIRCRCKHFADQHTASPGFSCNSCSKCSGFHSCFTCACGQPTYAHETVVETKQERLDQGKPVGQDVPYAAMGGLTGFSSLAEGYMRLDDSGIGAPSAELLESPVTSTDHPFLKAFQGPSSSAQTISQIAGGSSAPRQVSHGKHSEDDDMAYFEKRYQERLKKEKATKQKEKSPGPSKKP, from the exons atGGAGCGGCTGCGGGTGGAGGCGACGGCCCTGGAGGAGTACGCGGACTACCGGCG CATTGTAGGTGATGATGATGGAGGAAAGCTCTTTACCCCTGAGGAATATGaagagtacaaaaaaaaagtattaccaATTCGGTTACAGAACAGGTTGTATGTAAGCTGGAGATCACCAACTGGCATGGACTGTAAGCTTGTGGGACCAGAAACGCTGTGCTTTTGTACTCACTG gtataaacaacacaaaacagaCTATGAAGTGATTCCCGAAAACCGTCCTATTTGTGTGCCTTGCAGAGTGAGCCATTGTCCGTGCCGGTCCTATCACTATGTCCCTCTAAATGGCACGCAGCCCATCCGTTGTAGATGCAAACACTTTGCTGATCAGCACACCGCATCACCTGGATTTTCATGTAACTCTT GTTCCAAATGTTCAGGCTTTCATAGCTGCTTTACCTGTGCATGTGGCCAGCCAACATACGCTCATGAAACAGTCGTGGAAACGAAACAAGAACGCTTAGACCAAGGAAAGCCTGTGGGGCAGGATGTTCCTTATGCTGCTATGGGTGGACTGACAGGTTTTAGTTCCCTAGCAGAAGGCTACATGAGGCTCGATGACAGTGGAATAG gGGCTCCTTCTGCTGAACTTTTAGAATCCCCTGTTACCAGCACGGATCATCCATTTCTAAAAGCATTTCAGGGACCTTCTAGTTCTGCTCAAACCATCTCACAGATAGCAG gtggTTCCAGTGCCCCAAGGCAAGTTTCTCATGGAAAGCATTCAGAAGATGATGACATGGCTTACTTTGAAAAACGTTATCAAGAACGG CTGAAAAAGGAGAAGGCTActaaacagaaagagaaaagtccAGGGCCGTCAAAGAAGCCATGA
- the FAM221A gene encoding protein FAM221A isoform X3: MERLRVEATALEEYADYRRIVGDDDGGKLFTPEEYEEYKKKVLPIRLQNRLYVSWRSPTGMDCKLVGPETLCFCTHWYKQHKTDYEVIPENRPICVPCRVSHCPCRSYHYVPLNGTQPIRCRCKHFADQHTASPGFSCNSCSKCSGFHSCFTCACGQPTYAHETVVETKQERLDQGKPVGQDVPYAAMGGLTGFSSLAEGYMRLDDSGIGAPSAELLESPVTSTDHPFLKAFQGPSSSAQTISQIAAFGIFPINGVTYSLDQFFNFLIPTRSSSYLNGSYIFSTIL, from the exons atGGAGCGGCTGCGGGTGGAGGCGACGGCCCTGGAGGAGTACGCGGACTACCGGCG CATTGTAGGTGATGATGATGGAGGAAAGCTCTTTACCCCTGAGGAATATGaagagtacaaaaaaaaagtattaccaATTCGGTTACAGAACAGGTTGTATGTAAGCTGGAGATCACCAACTGGCATGGACTGTAAGCTTGTGGGACCAGAAACGCTGTGCTTTTGTACTCACTG gtataaacaacacaaaacagaCTATGAAGTGATTCCCGAAAACCGTCCTATTTGTGTGCCTTGCAGAGTGAGCCATTGTCCGTGCCGGTCCTATCACTATGTCCCTCTAAATGGCACGCAGCCCATCCGTTGTAGATGCAAACACTTTGCTGATCAGCACACCGCATCACCTGGATTTTCATGTAACTCTT GTTCCAAATGTTCAGGCTTTCATAGCTGCTTTACCTGTGCATGTGGCCAGCCAACATACGCTCATGAAACAGTCGTGGAAACGAAACAAGAACGCTTAGACCAAGGAAAGCCTGTGGGGCAGGATGTTCCTTATGCTGCTATGGGTGGACTGACAGGTTTTAGTTCCCTAGCAGAAGGCTACATGAGGCTCGATGACAGTGGAATAG gGGCTCCTTCTGCTGAACTTTTAGAATCCCCTGTTACCAGCACGGATCATCCATTTCTAAAAGCATTTCAGGGACCTTCTAGTTCTGCTCAAACCATCTCACAGATAGCAG CATTTGGTATCTTTCCCATTAATGGTGTTACTTACTCATTGGATCagttttttaactttttaattcctACTAGAAGCTCATCATATCTGAATGGATCATACATATTTAGCACAATCCTGTGA
- the CCDC126 gene encoding coiled-coil domain-containing protein 126 translates to MFLTFSRKNMSQKLSMFLLVFGIIWGLMLLRYTFQYPRRQSSAELRGQILDLSKRYVKALAEENKNLMNGGGGASMTGYADLKRTIAVLLDDILQRLVKLENKVDYIVVNGSATNTTNGTSNQVSVTSNKRVKPASNIR, encoded by the exons atgtttctaacattttcaagaaaaaatatgtcCCAGAAACTGAGTATGTTTTTACTAGTTTTTGGAATCATTTGGGGTTTGATGTTGCTACGCTACACTTTTCAGTATCCAAGACGCCAAAGCAGTGCCGAGTTGCGTGGACAGATATTAGATCTAAGTAAAAGATACGTCAAAGCactggcagaagaaaataaaaatttaatgaaTGGTGGCGGTGGAGCTTCTATGACAGGATatg cTGATCTTAAGAGAACAATTGCTGTTCTTCTGGATGACATCTTACAACGCCTTGTGAAATTGGAAAACAAAGTTGATTACATCGTTGTGAATGGCTCAGCAACAAATACCACTAATGGCACTAGCAATCAGGTGTCCGTAACTTCAAATAAACGTGTAAAACCAGCAAGCAACATCAGATAG